Proteins from one Catenuloplanes atrovinosus genomic window:
- the vanA gene encoding D-alanine--(R)-lactate ligase: MSRLKVGILFGGRSEEHPISIKSAQEVAKNLDLEKYEPYYIGITKDGAWKLCDGPSPEWESGTTRPAVLSPDRATGGLLILEDGRFETLPLDVVLPVLHGKQGEDGAMQGLMELSGIPYVGCDIQSSALCMDKSLAYLVVRSAGIATPNFWIVNSDQDVDPGQLTYPVFVKPARSGSSFGVSKVTRQEELGDALKTARQYDSKVLIEEAVVASEIGCAVMGNDEELFTGEVDHIALSHGFFRIHQEDQPEVRSENSTPIVPADIPEESRALVQQTAKAIYRALGCRGLARVDMFLKEDGSVVLNEVNTLPGLTSYSRYPRMMAAAGLPLGEVIDRLVSLALAGRAEG; this comes from the coding sequence ATGAGTAGACTGAAAGTCGGAATTCTGTTCGGGGGCCGCTCCGAGGAACATCCCATCTCCATCAAGTCCGCGCAAGAAGTCGCCAAGAACCTCGATCTCGAGAAGTACGAGCCGTACTACATCGGGATCACCAAGGACGGCGCGTGGAAGCTCTGCGACGGCCCGAGCCCGGAGTGGGAGAGCGGCACCACCCGCCCGGCCGTGCTGTCCCCGGACCGCGCCACCGGCGGTCTGCTGATCCTCGAGGACGGCCGGTTCGAGACGCTCCCGCTCGACGTCGTGCTGCCGGTGCTGCACGGCAAGCAGGGCGAGGACGGCGCGATGCAGGGTCTGATGGAGCTGTCCGGCATCCCGTACGTGGGCTGTGACATCCAGAGCTCCGCGCTGTGCATGGACAAGTCCCTGGCGTACCTGGTGGTGCGCAGCGCGGGCATCGCCACGCCGAACTTCTGGATCGTCAACTCGGACCAGGACGTGGACCCGGGCCAGCTGACGTACCCGGTCTTCGTCAAGCCCGCCCGCTCGGGTTCGTCGTTCGGCGTCAGCAAGGTCACCCGCCAGGAGGAGCTGGGCGACGCGCTCAAGACCGCCCGGCAGTACGACTCCAAGGTGCTGATCGAGGAGGCGGTCGTCGCCAGCGAGATCGGCTGCGCCGTCATGGGCAACGACGAGGAGCTGTTCACCGGCGAGGTGGACCACATCGCGCTGTCCCACGGCTTCTTCCGGATTCACCAGGAGGACCAGCCGGAGGTCCGGTCGGAGAACTCGACGCCGATCGTCCCGGCCGACATCCCGGAGGAGTCGCGCGCGCTCGTCCAGCAGACCGCGAAGGCGATCTACCGCGCGCTGGGCTGCCGCGGGCTCGCCCGGGTCGACATGTTCCTCAAGGAGGACGGCTCCGTCGTGCTCAACGAGGTCAACACGCTGCCCGGCCTGACGTCGTACAGCCGCTACCCGCGGATGATGGCCGCCGCGGGCCTGCCGCTGGGCGAGGTCATCGACCGGCTGGTGTCGCTGGCGCTGGCCGGACGGGCCGAGGGCTAG
- a CDS encoding non-ribosomal peptide synthetase: MDSAAQAAPTVPELLAVRADRTPDAVAVVDGARTLTYRELDGLAGRLAARLAGRGVRRGDRVAVMLERSADLLVALLAVWKAGAAYVPVDAGYPAPRVAFMAADAGTSLMLCSAATRDRVPTGITPIVVADDGTGDPPALTVRPGDLAYVMYTSGSTGTPKGVAVPHRSVAELVGADGWAVEPGDAVLMHAPYAFDASLYEIWVPLVSGARVVIAAPGPVDARRLREAVAAGVTRAHLTAGSFRAVAEESPESFAGLREVLTGGDVVPVHAVEKVRAAHPGARVRHLYGPTETTLCATWRLLAPGDELGPVLPIGHPLPGRRAQVLDAALRPVPPGVTGDLYLSGAGLADGYLGRSALTAERFVADPSAAGERMYRTGDLARRTPDGELVFAGRADDQVKIRGFRVEPGEIEAALTAAPDVHEAVVVPLDGRLIAYVVADADPDRIRERLGAVLPDHLVPAAVIALDALPLTGNGKVDRAALPAPVFAAGATGREPGTETERVLCALFADVLGRDRIGVDDSLFELGGDSIAAMRLAARATRAGLLVTPSQVFEEGTPARLAAVARPAPADGPADRPLITLTAEDRGELAAVVPGAAEVWPLAPLQEGLFFQSTLDAEGPDIYQGQWILGLHGPLDVDRLRAAWESVFARHAELRLSFHRLASGKTVQAVAEHVVLPWREVDLTGAGDADAAVRELAGREQQQRFDLATAPLFRLVLARLGEDRHRLLVVHHHALMDGWSVSVILSEVSEAYAAGGRLPERAGTASYRDYLAWLQRQDREAAREAWRAELAGLDEPARIGGAAAGTGYEYRVAFLAPERYAALLELTRDHGLTLNTVVQGVWAMVLARLARRTDVVFGTTVASRPAELPDVESMPGLMMNTVPVRVPLHGGERIVDMLAGLQRRQAALMPHQHLGLSEIQKAAGPGVTFDSLLVFESYPRDFGRFTYLGTIEGTHYPLTLGIIPGDRLRIQLAYRHGQVEETVAESVLGWFADALGALAADPSGSVGAFGVGTAPANRPVPALAAGDSLPELVRRAVAARPRDVAVVDGDGELTYRELWDRAAGLAAALTARGAGRESRIGVVVGRSAWWVVGMLGVSLAGGAFVPVDPAYPEERVRLILGEADPALVVCVGKTREAVPADFADRLLVLEETDLIAGAAARLPRVRPDDAAYVIYTSGSTGTPKGVVVPHAGLGNLAAAQIARFAVSPSSRVLQFAALGFDAMVSEVLMALLSGARLVMAPEQDLPPRVSLAEALDRWEVTHVTVPPSVLATADALPDRLETVVVAGEACPPSLVDRWAAGRRLVNAYGPTEATVCATMSAPLSSGRGIVPIGTPIAGGRCYVLDAFLRPLPPGLTGELYVTGIGLARGYLGRSALTAERFVADPFVPGARMYRTGDLAYRTGDGELVFAGRADEQIKVRGFRVEPGEIEAALSAYPGVAQAAVTVRDDRLIGYVSPAGVDARAVRDDLASRLPHHLVPAVVVALEALPATPNGKIDRGALPDPDFAAGTTGRRPATDVERALCELFAEVLRLDRVGVDDSFFAVGGDSITSMQLVARARRRGLTFAAHDVFEARTPERLARVVAHAPRPDRDGATTADGPGEVAWTPVMRLLGDAALDAGFAQWTVVAVPPGLDERTLVTALTAVVDTHDMLRLRVDSGRLLTGPPGSVDVAGAVSRVVAGPAADPDDVAQEAARAAVARLDPAAGAVTRAVLVDAGPDRPGRLVLVAHHLAVDGVSWRVLVPDVRQAYEAVAAGRAPALDPVPVSFRRWADALVRDAVSAERVAELPYWRSVAGAGEHHGGGPAPGAGGVCSRSWVLPPARASVLAGRAPAVFFCGVHEVLLAGLAGAVARWRGGDVVLVDVEGHGRHPVGGLDVSRTVGWFTGVHPVRLDLAGLDLTGVPAGGPAAERLLKAVKEQSRTVPGDGLGYGLLRFLNPETGPELAALPSPRIGFNYMGRHVTEAREWEPVGGVGGMLGPGADLPHDLDADVVLEDGPDGPLLRLALSWPAGRLADGEAERLGREWLEVLSGLARRAEDPSAGGHTASDFDLLDLDQDEIEGFEALAAELNGGQTS, from the coding sequence ATGGATTCCGCAGCGCAGGCCGCGCCGACGGTGCCGGAACTGCTCGCCGTGCGGGCGGACCGGACGCCGGACGCGGTGGCCGTGGTCGACGGCGCCCGCACGCTGACGTACCGGGAGCTCGACGGGCTCGCCGGGCGGCTGGCCGCGCGCCTGGCCGGCCGGGGCGTGCGCCGCGGCGACCGCGTCGCGGTCATGCTGGAGCGCTCGGCGGACCTGCTGGTGGCGCTGCTCGCCGTCTGGAAGGCGGGCGCGGCGTACGTACCGGTGGACGCCGGCTACCCGGCGCCGCGGGTGGCGTTCATGGCGGCGGACGCGGGGACCTCGCTGATGCTGTGCTCGGCGGCCACGCGCGACCGCGTACCGACGGGGATCACGCCGATCGTGGTGGCGGACGACGGCACCGGCGACCCGCCCGCGCTCACCGTCCGGCCCGGCGACCTGGCGTACGTCATGTACACCTCCGGCTCGACCGGCACGCCGAAGGGCGTGGCCGTGCCGCACCGGAGCGTCGCGGAGCTGGTCGGCGCCGACGGCTGGGCCGTGGAGCCCGGCGACGCGGTCCTCATGCACGCGCCGTACGCGTTCGACGCCTCCCTGTACGAGATCTGGGTGCCGCTGGTGTCCGGAGCCCGCGTGGTGATCGCCGCGCCCGGCCCGGTGGACGCCCGGCGCCTGCGCGAGGCCGTCGCGGCCGGCGTGACCCGCGCGCACCTGACCGCGGGCAGCTTCCGCGCGGTGGCGGAGGAGTCGCCGGAGTCCTTCGCCGGGCTGCGCGAGGTGCTGACCGGCGGCGACGTGGTGCCGGTGCACGCGGTCGAGAAGGTGCGCGCGGCCCACCCCGGCGCGCGCGTCCGGCACCTGTACGGCCCGACCGAGACGACGCTGTGCGCGACCTGGCGGCTGCTCGCCCCGGGCGACGAGCTGGGCCCGGTGCTGCCGATCGGCCACCCGCTGCCGGGCCGCCGCGCCCAGGTGCTGGACGCGGCGCTGCGGCCGGTGCCGCCCGGCGTGACCGGCGACCTGTACCTGTCCGGCGCCGGCCTGGCCGACGGCTACCTGGGCCGGTCCGCGCTCACCGCGGAGCGGTTCGTGGCGGACCCGTCCGCGGCCGGCGAGCGGATGTACCGCACCGGCGACCTGGCGCGCCGCACGCCGGACGGCGAGCTGGTGTTCGCGGGCCGCGCCGACGACCAGGTGAAGATCCGCGGGTTCCGGGTCGAGCCGGGCGAGATCGAGGCCGCGCTGACCGCCGCGCCGGACGTGCACGAGGCCGTGGTGGTGCCGCTCGACGGGCGCCTGATCGCCTACGTGGTGGCGGACGCGGACCCGGACCGCATCCGGGAACGGCTCGGCGCGGTGCTGCCGGACCACCTGGTCCCGGCCGCGGTGATCGCGCTGGACGCGCTGCCGCTGACCGGCAACGGCAAGGTCGACCGCGCCGCGCTGCCCGCGCCCGTCTTCGCGGCCGGCGCCACCGGCCGGGAGCCCGGCACCGAGACGGAGCGGGTGCTGTGCGCGCTCTTCGCGGACGTGCTCGGCCGGGACCGGATCGGGGTCGACGACAGCCTGTTCGAGCTGGGTGGTGACTCCATCGCCGCGATGCGGCTGGCGGCGCGCGCCACCCGGGCCGGGCTGCTGGTGACGCCGTCCCAGGTCTTCGAGGAGGGCACCCCGGCACGGCTGGCGGCGGTGGCGCGCCCGGCGCCGGCCGACGGGCCCGCCGACCGCCCGCTGATCACGCTCACCGCGGAGGACCGGGGGGAGCTGGCGGCGGTCGTACCGGGGGCCGCGGAGGTCTGGCCGCTGGCGCCGCTGCAGGAGGGGCTGTTCTTCCAGTCGACGCTGGACGCCGAGGGTCCGGACATCTACCAGGGGCAGTGGATTCTGGGGCTGCACGGGCCGCTGGACGTGGACCGGCTGCGCGCGGCCTGGGAGTCGGTCTTCGCCCGGCACGCGGAGCTGCGGCTGAGCTTCCACCGCCTGGCGTCCGGGAAGACGGTGCAGGCGGTCGCGGAGCACGTCGTGCTGCCGTGGCGCGAGGTGGACCTGACCGGCGCCGGGGACGCCGACGCGGCCGTGCGGGAGCTGGCCGGGCGGGAACAGCAGCAGCGCTTCGACCTGGCCACGGCGCCGCTGTTCCGGCTGGTGCTGGCCCGGCTCGGCGAGGACCGGCACCGGCTGCTGGTCGTGCACCACCACGCGCTGATGGACGGCTGGTCGGTGTCGGTGATCCTGAGCGAGGTGTCCGAGGCGTACGCGGCCGGCGGGCGGCTGCCGGAGCGGGCGGGCACCGCGTCGTACCGGGACTATCTGGCCTGGCTGCAACGGCAGGACCGGGAGGCGGCGCGCGAGGCCTGGCGCGCGGAACTGGCCGGCCTGGACGAGCCCGCGCGGATCGGCGGCGCGGCGGCCGGCACCGGCTACGAGTACCGGGTGGCGTTCCTGGCGCCGGAGCGGTACGCCGCGCTGCTGGAGCTGACCCGCGACCACGGGCTGACGCTCAACACCGTGGTGCAGGGCGTGTGGGCGATGGTGCTGGCGCGCCTCGCGCGGCGGACCGACGTGGTGTTCGGCACCACGGTCGCCAGCCGTCCCGCGGAGCTGCCGGACGTCGAGTCGATGCCGGGCCTGATGATGAACACGGTGCCGGTCCGGGTGCCGCTGCACGGCGGCGAGCGGATCGTCGACATGCTCGCCGGCCTGCAACGGCGCCAGGCGGCCCTGATGCCGCACCAGCACCTGGGACTGTCGGAGATCCAGAAGGCGGCCGGGCCGGGCGTCACGTTCGACTCGCTGCTGGTGTTCGAGAGCTATCCGCGCGACTTCGGCCGGTTCACCTACCTGGGCACGATCGAGGGCACGCACTACCCGCTGACGCTCGGCATCATCCCGGGCGACCGCCTGCGCATCCAGCTCGCGTACCGGCACGGGCAGGTCGAGGAGACCGTCGCGGAGTCGGTGCTCGGGTGGTTCGCCGACGCGCTCGGCGCGCTCGCCGCGGACCCGTCCGGATCGGTGGGCGCGTTCGGCGTCGGCACGGCGCCGGCGAACCGGCCGGTCCCGGCGCTGGCGGCCGGGGACTCGCTGCCCGAACTGGTACGGCGCGCGGTGGCGGCCCGGCCGCGGGACGTGGCCGTGGTGGACGGCGACGGCGAACTGACCTACCGGGAGCTGTGGGACCGCGCGGCCGGCCTGGCCGCGGCGCTGACCGCGCGCGGGGCCGGGCGGGAGAGCCGGATCGGCGTGGTGGTCGGCAGGTCGGCGTGGTGGGTGGTCGGCATGCTGGGCGTGTCGCTGGCCGGCGGCGCCTTCGTGCCGGTGGACCCGGCCTACCCCGAGGAACGGGTCCGGCTGATCCTCGGCGAGGCGGACCCCGCGCTGGTGGTGTGCGTGGGCAAGACCCGGGAGGCGGTCCCCGCGGACTTCGCGGATCGGCTGCTGGTGCTCGAGGAGACCGACCTGATCGCGGGCGCGGCGGCCCGGCTGCCGCGGGTGCGGCCGGACGACGCCGCGTACGTCATCTACACGTCCGGGTCGACCGGCACCCCGAAGGGCGTCGTCGTCCCGCACGCGGGCCTGGGAAACCTGGCCGCCGCGCAGATCGCGCGCTTCGCGGTGTCGCCGTCGTCCCGGGTGCTGCAGTTCGCGGCGCTCGGCTTCGACGCGATGGTGTCCGAGGTGCTGATGGCGCTGCTGTCCGGCGCGCGGCTGGTGATGGCGCCGGAGCAGGACCTGCCGCCGCGGGTGTCGCTGGCCGAGGCCCTGGACCGGTGGGAGGTCACCCACGTGACCGTGCCACCGTCGGTGCTGGCCACCGCGGACGCGCTGCCGGACCGGCTGGAGACCGTGGTGGTGGCCGGCGAGGCCTGCCCGCCCAGCCTGGTGGACCGCTGGGCGGCGGGACGGCGGCTGGTCAACGCCTACGGGCCGACCGAGGCGACGGTGTGCGCGACCATGAGCGCGCCGCTGAGCTCCGGCCGGGGCATCGTCCCGATCGGTACGCCGATCGCGGGCGGCCGGTGCTACGTGCTGGACGCGTTCCTCCGGCCGCTGCCGCCGGGGCTCACCGGCGAGCTGTACGTCACCGGCATCGGGCTGGCCCGCGGCTACCTGGGCCGGTCCGCGCTGACCGCGGAGCGGTTCGTCGCCGACCCGTTCGTCCCCGGCGCGCGGATGTACCGCACGGGCGACCTGGCGTACCGGACCGGCGACGGCGAGTTGGTCTTCGCCGGGCGGGCCGACGAGCAGATCAAGGTCCGCGGCTTCCGGGTCGAGCCCGGCGAGATCGAGGCCGCGCTGTCCGCGTACCCCGGCGTCGCCCAGGCCGCGGTGACCGTCCGGGACGACCGGCTGATCGGCTACGTCTCGCCGGCCGGCGTCGACGCGCGGGCGGTCCGCGACGATCTCGCCTCCCGGCTGCCGCACCACCTGGTGCCCGCGGTGGTGGTGGCGCTGGAGGCGTTGCCGGCCACGCCGAACGGCAAGATCGACCGCGGTGCGCTGCCGGACCCCGACTTCGCGGCCGGGACCACCGGCCGCCGGCCGGCCACGGACGTCGAGCGGGCGCTGTGCGAGCTGTTCGCCGAGGTGCTGCGGCTGGACCGGGTCGGCGTGGACGACAGCTTCTTCGCCGTGGGCGGCGACTCCATCACCTCGATGCAACTGGTGGCCCGCGCCCGGCGCCGGGGGCTGACGTTCGCCGCGCACGACGTCTTCGAGGCGCGCACGCCGGAACGGCTCGCCCGCGTCGTGGCGCACGCGCCGCGGCCGGACCGGGACGGCGCCACCACGGCCGACGGCCCGGGCGAGGTCGCGTGGACGCCGGTGATGCGGCTGCTGGGCGACGCGGCGCTGGACGCGGGCTTCGCGCAGTGGACGGTGGTCGCCGTACCCCCGGGCCTGGACGAGCGGACGCTGGTGACCGCGCTGACCGCGGTGGTGGACACGCACGACATGCTGCGGCTGCGGGTGGACTCCGGCCGGCTGCTGACCGGCCCGCCCGGGTCGGTGGACGTCGCCGGCGCGGTGAGCCGGGTGGTGGCCGGCCCGGCCGCGGACCCGGACGACGTGGCGCAGGAGGCGGCGCGGGCCGCGGTGGCCCGGCTGGACCCGGCGGCGGGCGCGGTGACGCGGGCCGTGCTGGTCGACGCCGGTCCGGACCGGCCGGGGCGGCTGGTGCTGGTGGCGCACCACCTCGCGGTCGACGGCGTGTCCTGGCGGGTGCTGGTCCCGGACGTCCGGCAGGCGTACGAGGCGGTGGCGGCCGGCCGCGCACCCGCGCTGGACCCGGTGCCGGTGTCGTTCCGGCGGTGGGCGGACGCGCTGGTGCGGGACGCGGTCTCCGCGGAGCGGGTGGCGGAGCTGCCGTACTGGCGATCCGTGGCCGGCGCGGGCGAGCACCACGGCGGCGGGCCCGCGCCGGGCGCGGGCGGCGTGTGTTCGCGCTCCTGGGTGCTGCCGCCGGCCCGGGCGTCCGTGCTGGCCGGGCGGGCACCCGCGGTGTTCTTCTGCGGCGTGCACGAGGTGCTGCTCGCCGGGCTGGCGGGCGCGGTCGCGCGGTGGCGCGGCGGGGACGTGGTGCTGGTCGACGTGGAGGGCCACGGCCGTCACCCGGTCGGCGGGCTGGACGTGTCCCGCACGGTGGGCTGGTTCACCGGCGTGCACCCGGTGCGCCTGGACCTGGCCGGCCTCGACCTGACCGGCGTACCGGCCGGCGGCCCGGCGGCGGAACGGCTGCTGAAGGCCGTCAAGGAGCAGTCCCGGACGGTGCCGGGCGACGGGCTCGGCTACGGCCTGCTGCGGTTCCTCAACCCGGAGACGGGACCGGAACTGGCCGCGCTGCCGTCGCCGCGGATCGGCTTCAACTACATGGGCCGGCACGTCACCGAGGCACGGGAGTGGGAGCCGGTGGGCGGCGTCGGCGGCATGCTCGGCCCGGGCGCGGATCTGCCGCACGACCTGGACGCGGACGTGGTCCTCGAGGACGGGCCGGACGGTCCGCTGCTCAGGCTGGCACTGAGCTGGCCGGCCGGGCGGCTGGCCGACGGTGAGGCGGAGCGGCTGGGCCGCGAGTGGCTGGAGGTGCTGTCCGGGCTGGCCCGGCGCGCGGAGGACCCGTCGGCCGGCGGGCACACCGCGTCCGACTTCGACCTGCTCGACCTGGACCAGGACGAGATCGAGGGCTTCGAGGCGCTCGCAGCCGAACTCAATGGAGGCCAGACATCGTGA
- a CDS encoding amino acid adenylation domain-containing protein encodes MNTPSTSPGSALAELWPLSPMQEGMLYHASIDDEAPDIYLIQQTQLIEGPLDTDRFRRSWAAVLDRHPALRASFHRRRSGETVQLIPRRVELPWAEHDLSGLSAEDASAEVSTIAEKERARRFDLARPPLLRLSLIRLGPERHCLVTTSHHLLMDGWSRAIVEADLLRVYEAGGVAAGPPPAGSYRDYLAWLGRQDREAARAAWRAELSGADGSALGLPERPGRAPELPARAVVRHSAEFTSALTGFARERGLTLNTLIQGAWALVLARLARRTDVVFGATVAGRPAELPGVERVAGLFINTVPVRVRLDGNRTVLETLTELQRRQSALIAHHHLGLPEIQKLGAASFDTIVVFENYVDPGAAPDARRELRLSPLEVRQASPYAITLGVMPGERLETEVQYRPETLDPGVAEETLHGFTRVLERMIAAPDAAVGRLDPLSEAGRALTVERWNKTPRTVDAPTALHLFGRHAARTPGATAMTAGGRSWSYAELDAWSGRLARTLAGRGVRRGDRVGVMLERSAEVPAAWLAVWKAGAAFVPVDPGYPADRVAFMLADAGVTAVLCGAGTAGAVPAGHRRIDVDDLAESALPPAGIGPDDLAYVMYTSGSTGMPKGVAVPHGGVPVFAGDPGWGVGAGDAVLMHAPHTFDASVFDVWVPLARGAQVMIAEPGVVDARRLAAHVADGLTAVNFTAGQFRALAHEAAESFAGLRVVATGGDVVPLDAVERLRRACPDLLLWHTYGPTETTMCVTRKRIDPGDRLGPVLPIGGPQPGRRMYVLDVFLRPLPPGVVGDLYIAGAGVAHGYLGRAALTAERFVADAFVPGERMYRSGDLAYWTGDGELVFAGRADTQVKIRGFRVEPGEVETVLAAQPGVHQAVVLARDGRLIGYVTADGEADPESLRERLAAVLPDYMVPAAVLVLDALPVTPNGKVDRDALPDPDFSARVSGREPATAAERALCALFAEVLGLDRVGADDSFFELGGDSITSMQLAVRARRDGMSFGAREVFERRTPAGLAALSAPPAGGADEPARTPVERFGLVDLDRAEIAELEAELGADV; translated from the coding sequence GTGAACACTCCGTCGACGTCCCCCGGATCGGCGCTCGCGGAGCTCTGGCCGCTGTCACCGATGCAGGAGGGGATGCTCTACCACGCCTCGATCGACGACGAGGCGCCGGACATCTACCTCATCCAGCAGACGCAGCTGATCGAGGGGCCGCTGGACACCGACCGGTTCCGCCGGTCCTGGGCGGCCGTCCTGGACCGGCACCCGGCGCTGCGCGCGTCCTTCCACCGGCGCAGGTCCGGCGAGACCGTGCAGCTGATCCCCCGCCGGGTGGAGCTGCCGTGGGCCGAGCACGACCTGTCCGGACTGTCCGCCGAGGACGCGTCGGCCGAGGTGAGCACGATCGCGGAGAAGGAGCGGGCCCGGCGGTTCGACCTGGCCAGGCCCCCGCTGCTGCGGCTGTCGCTGATCCGGCTCGGCCCGGAGCGGCACTGCCTGGTGACCACCAGCCACCACCTGCTGATGGACGGCTGGTCGCGCGCGATCGTCGAGGCCGACCTGCTCCGGGTGTACGAGGCCGGGGGCGTCGCCGCCGGGCCGCCGCCGGCCGGCTCGTACCGTGACTATCTGGCCTGGCTGGGACGGCAGGACCGGGAGGCCGCCCGGGCGGCGTGGCGGGCGGAGCTGTCCGGCGCCGACGGGTCCGCGCTCGGCCTGCCGGAGCGGCCCGGCCGGGCACCGGAGCTACCGGCCCGCGCGGTGGTCCGCCACTCCGCGGAGTTCACGTCCGCGCTCACCGGGTTCGCCCGCGAGCGCGGGCTGACGCTGAACACGCTGATCCAGGGCGCGTGGGCGCTGGTGCTGGCCCGGCTGGCGCGCCGCACCGACGTGGTCTTCGGTGCCACGGTCGCCGGGCGCCCGGCGGAACTGCCCGGCGTGGAGCGCGTCGCGGGCCTGTTCATCAACACCGTGCCGGTACGCGTGCGGCTGGACGGCAACCGGACCGTCCTGGAGACGCTGACCGAACTGCAGAGGCGGCAGTCCGCGCTGATCGCGCACCACCACCTGGGGCTGCCGGAGATCCAGAAGCTCGGCGCGGCGAGCTTCGACACGATCGTGGTGTTCGAGAACTACGTCGACCCGGGCGCGGCGCCGGACGCCCGGCGCGAGCTGCGGCTGAGCCCGCTGGAGGTCCGGCAGGCGTCGCCGTACGCGATCACGCTGGGCGTCATGCCGGGCGAGCGCCTGGAGACCGAGGTCCAGTACCGGCCGGAGACGCTCGACCCGGGCGTCGCCGAGGAGACGCTGCACGGGTTCACCCGCGTGCTGGAGCGGATGATCGCGGCACCGGACGCCGCCGTGGGCCGCCTGGACCCGCTCAGCGAGGCCGGCCGCGCGCTGACGGTCGAGCGGTGGAACAAGACGCCGCGGACCGTGGACGCGCCGACCGCGCTGCACCTGTTCGGCCGGCACGCGGCGCGCACACCCGGCGCGACCGCGATGACGGCCGGGGGACGGTCGTGGTCGTACGCGGAGCTCGACGCGTGGTCGGGCCGGCTGGCGCGGACGCTGGCCGGCCGGGGCGTGCGGCGCGGCGACCGCGTCGGGGTGATGCTGGAGCGTTCGGCCGAGGTGCCGGCGGCCTGGCTCGCGGTGTGGAAGGCCGGCGCCGCGTTCGTGCCGGTCGACCCGGGCTACCCGGCGGACCGGGTGGCGTTCATGCTGGCCGACGCCGGGGTCACGGCCGTGCTGTGCGGGGCGGGGACCGCGGGCGCGGTGCCGGCCGGTCATCGGCGGATCGACGTGGACGACCTGGCCGAGAGCGCGCTGCCGCCGGCCGGGATCGGGCCGGACGACCTGGCGTACGTGATGTACACGTCCGGATCGACCGGGATGCCGAAGGGCGTGGCGGTCCCGCACGGGGGCGTACCGGTGTTCGCCGGCGACCCCGGCTGGGGCGTGGGGGCGGGCGACGCCGTGTTGATGCACGCGCCGCACACGTTCGACGCGTCCGTGTTCGACGTGTGGGTGCCGCTCGCCCGCGGCGCGCAGGTGATGATCGCCGAGCCGGGCGTGGTGGACGCGCGGCGGCTCGCCGCGCACGTGGCGGACGGGCTCACCGCGGTGAACTTCACCGCCGGGCAGTTCCGCGCGCTGGCGCACGAGGCGGCGGAGTCCTTCGCGGGGCTGCGCGTGGTGGCGACCGGCGGCGACGTGGTGCCGCTGGACGCGGTGGAGCGGCTCCGGCGGGCGTGCCCCGACCTGCTGCTCTGGCACACGTACGGCCCGACCGAGACCACCATGTGCGTGACCCGGAAGCGGATCGACCCGGGCGACCGGCTGGGCCCGGTCCTGCCGATCGGCGGGCCGCAGCCCGGCCGCCGGATGTACGTGCTGGACGTCTTCCTCCGCCCGCTCCCGCCGGGCGTCGTGGGCGACCTCTACATCGCCGGCGCCGGCGTGGCCCACGGCTACCTGGGCCGGGCGGCGCTGACCGCGGAACGGTTCGTGGCCGACGCCTTCGTCCCGGGCGAGCGGATGTACCGCAGCGGTGACCTGGCGTACTGGACCGGTGACGGCGAACTGGTGTTCGCCGGGCGGGCCGACACGCAGGTCAAGATCCGCGGTTTCCGGGTGGAACCGGGTGAGGTCGAGACGGTGCTGGCCGCGCAGCCCGGCGTCCACCAGGCCGTGGTGCTGGCCCGGGACGGCCGGCTGATCGGCTACGTGACCGCGGACGGCGAGGCGGACCCGGAGTCGCTGCGCGAACGGCTCGCCGCGGTGCTGCCCGACTACATGGTGCCGGCCGCCGTGCTGGTGCTGGACGCGCTGCCGGTCACCCCGAACGGGAAGGTGGACCGGGACGCGCTGCCCGACCCCGACTTCAGCGCGCGGGTCTCCGGCCGGGAGCCGGCCACCGCGGCGGAACGGGCGCTGTGCGCGCTCTTCGCCGAGGTGCTCGGCCTGGATCGGGTCGGCGCCGACGACAGCTTCTTCGAACTGGGCGGCGACTCGATCACGTCGATGCAGCTCGCGGTGCGCGCCCGGCGCGACGGGATGAGCTTCGGCGCGCGCGAGGTGTTCGAGCGCCGGACGCCCGCGGGCCTCGCGGCCCTGTCCGCACCGCCGGCCGGCGGTGCGGACGAACCGGCACGGACGCCGGTGGAGCGCTTCGGCCTCGTCGACCTGGACCGCGCCGAGATCGCCGAACTCGAGGCCGAGCTCGGCGCGGACGTGTGA